Proteins encoded within one genomic window of Hevea brasiliensis isolate MT/VB/25A 57/8 chromosome 8, ASM3005281v1, whole genome shotgun sequence:
- the LOC110649416 gene encoding transcription factor bHLH130 isoform X2, with translation MSLLYSPSFNYQDGELRRTQEYMDLNHHHYHQEQHQHNSGLMRYRSAPSSFLDSLVNGTSGHGGDGGGIEGENYRYFRSSSPEMDTMLARYMSTLSGSEDSNSRNLQEFEEKPAMKREMEDSQMVYQSLPVNDLTNNGNSLNVSNSLDNTYGVMNSMALKNSMQASKMSTVNGSNLVRQNSSPAVFFSNLGVDNGFTVTKDTGSFRACDDLNGDASLSTTRLNNHLSFPSGQRFLPRIAEIGDENPGASSTEGNTGKRQYMNFANDSWDDSSSNDFKRLRSNDGNVFSGFNMLDNQNGNSGNRMIGLTHHLSLPKTASEMATIEKFLQFQGSSVPCKIRAKRGCATHPRSIAERVRRTRISERMRKLQDLFPNMDKQTNTADMLDLAVEYIKDLQKQVKTLTDTRAKCTCSSKQKQYSNVSA, from the exons ATGAGTCTTTTGTATAGTCCTAGTTTCAATTACCAAGATGGAGAATTGAGAAGGACTCAAGAATATATGGATTTGAATCACCATCATTACCATCAGGAACAACACCAGCATAATTCTGGCTTAATGCGGTATCGCTCAGCGCCAAGCTCATTTCTTGACAGTCTTGTTAATGGCACCAGTGGTCATGGGGGTGACGGTGGTGGCATTGAAGGTGAAAATTACCGCTATTTTCGATCTTCGAGCCCTGAGATGGATACCATGTTGGCAAGATATATGTCAACATTAAGTGGTTCAGAGGATTCCAATTCTCGGAATTTGCAAGAATTTGAAGAAAAACCAGCAATGAAGCGAGAAATGGAAGATTCACAAATGGTTTATCAAAGCTTACCAGTGAATGATTTGACTAATAATGGAAATTCTCTGAATGTTAGCAATTCTCTGGATAACACTTATGGTGTCATGAACTCAATGGCTTTGAAGAATTCTATGCAGGCATCAAAGATGAGTACAGTGAATGGATCCAATCTTGTTAGGCAAAACAGCTCTCCAGCTGTATTTTTCTCCAACCTAGGCGTTGACAACG GCTTCACTGTTACAAAAGATACAGGCAGTTTTCGAGCTTGCGATGACTTGAATGGAGACGCTAGCCTGTCAACTACTAGGTTAAACAATCATCTAAGCTTCCCATCAGGGCAGAGGTTTTTGCCTCGGATTGCTGAAATTGGAGATGAAAACCCTGGTGCAAGTAGTACTGAAGGCAATACTGGCAAGAGACAGTACATGAATTTTGCAAATGACTCATGGGATGATTCTTCATCAAACGACTTTAAACGGTTAAGAAGTAATGATGGGAATGTGTTTTCTGGCTTTAACATGTTGGACAATCAG AATGGGAATTCTGGAAACCGCATGATTGGTTTGACTCACCACCTGAGCTTGCCTAAGACAGCTTCAGAGATGGCTACTATAGAGAAGTTTCTGCAATTTCAAGGTTCTTCCGTTCCCTGTAAGATTCGAGCGAAAAGGGGCTGCGCTACTCACCCTCGAAGCATTGCAGAGAGG GTAAGAAGAACACGGATCAGTGAAAGAATGAGAAAACTGCAAGATCTTTTCCCAAACATGGACAAG CAAACGAACACAGCAGATATGTTAGATTTGGCAGTTGAGTACATTAAAGACCTTCAAAAACAGGTTAAG ACCCTCACAGATACTAGAGCAAAGTGCACATGTTCAAGTAAACAGAAACAGTATTCGAATGTGTCTGCTTGA
- the LOC110649416 gene encoding transcription factor bHLH130 isoform X4, translating into MSLLYSPSFNYQDGELRRTQEYMDLNHHHYHQEQHQHNSGLMRYRSAPSSFLDSLVNGTSGHGGDGGGIEGENYRYFRSSSPEMDTMLARYMSTLSGSEDSNSRNLQEFEEKPAMKREMEDSQMVYQSLPVNDLTNNGNSLNVSNSLDNTYGVMNSMALKNSMQASKMSTVNGSNLVRQNSSPAVFFSNLGVDNGSFRACDDLNGDASLSTTRLNNHLSFPSGQRFLPRIAEIGDENPGASSTEGNTGKRQYMNFANDSWDDSSSNDFKRLRSNDGNVFSGFNMLDNQNGNSGNRMIGLTHHLSLPKTASEMATIEKFLQFQGSSVPCKIRAKRGCATHPRSIAERVRRTRISERMRKLQDLFPNMDKQTNTADMLDLAVEYIKDLQKQVKTLTDTRAKCTCSSKQKQYSNVSA; encoded by the exons ATGAGTCTTTTGTATAGTCCTAGTTTCAATTACCAAGATGGAGAATTGAGAAGGACTCAAGAATATATGGATTTGAATCACCATCATTACCATCAGGAACAACACCAGCATAATTCTGGCTTAATGCGGTATCGCTCAGCGCCAAGCTCATTTCTTGACAGTCTTGTTAATGGCACCAGTGGTCATGGGGGTGACGGTGGTGGCATTGAAGGTGAAAATTACCGCTATTTTCGATCTTCGAGCCCTGAGATGGATACCATGTTGGCAAGATATATGTCAACATTAAGTGGTTCAGAGGATTCCAATTCTCGGAATTTGCAAGAATTTGAAGAAAAACCAGCAATGAAGCGAGAAATGGAAGATTCACAAATGGTTTATCAAAGCTTACCAGTGAATGATTTGACTAATAATGGAAATTCTCTGAATGTTAGCAATTCTCTGGATAACACTTATGGTGTCATGAACTCAATGGCTTTGAAGAATTCTATGCAGGCATCAAAGATGAGTACAGTGAATGGATCCAATCTTGTTAGGCAAAACAGCTCTCCAGCTGTATTTTTCTCCAACCTAGGCGTTGACAACG GCAGTTTTCGAGCTTGCGATGACTTGAATGGAGACGCTAGCCTGTCAACTACTAGGTTAAACAATCATCTAAGCTTCCCATCAGGGCAGAGGTTTTTGCCTCGGATTGCTGAAATTGGAGATGAAAACCCTGGTGCAAGTAGTACTGAAGGCAATACTGGCAAGAGACAGTACATGAATTTTGCAAATGACTCATGGGATGATTCTTCATCAAACGACTTTAAACGGTTAAGAAGTAATGATGGGAATGTGTTTTCTGGCTTTAACATGTTGGACAATCAG AATGGGAATTCTGGAAACCGCATGATTGGTTTGACTCACCACCTGAGCTTGCCTAAGACAGCTTCAGAGATGGCTACTATAGAGAAGTTTCTGCAATTTCAAGGTTCTTCCGTTCCCTGTAAGATTCGAGCGAAAAGGGGCTGCGCTACTCACCCTCGAAGCATTGCAGAGAGG GTAAGAAGAACACGGATCAGTGAAAGAATGAGAAAACTGCAAGATCTTTTCCCAAACATGGACAAG CAAACGAACACAGCAGATATGTTAGATTTGGCAGTTGAGTACATTAAAGACCTTCAAAAACAGGTTAAG ACCCTCACAGATACTAGAGCAAAGTGCACATGTTCAAGTAAACAGAAACAGTATTCGAATGTGTCTGCTTGA
- the LOC110649416 gene encoding transcription factor bHLH130 isoform X3, translating into MSLLYSPSFNYQDGELRRTQEYMDLNHHHYHQEQHQHNSGLMRYRSAPSSFLDSLVNGTSGHGGDGGGIEGENYRYFRSSSPEMDTMLARYMSTLSGSEDSNSRNLQEFEEKPAMKREMEDSQMVYQSLPVNDLTNNGNSLNVSNSLDNTYGVMNSMALKNSMQASKMSTVNGSNLVRQNSSPAVFFSNLGVDNDTGSFRACDDLNGDASLSTTRLNNHLSFPSGQRFLPRIAEIGDENPGASSTEGNTGKRQYMNFANDSWDDSSSNDFKRLRSNDGNVFSGFNMLDNQNGNSGNRMIGLTHHLSLPKTASEMATIEKFLQFQGSSVPCKIRAKRGCATHPRSIAERVRRTRISERMRKLQDLFPNMDKQTNTADMLDLAVEYIKDLQKQVKTLTDTRAKCTCSSKQKQYSNVSA; encoded by the exons ATGAGTCTTTTGTATAGTCCTAGTTTCAATTACCAAGATGGAGAATTGAGAAGGACTCAAGAATATATGGATTTGAATCACCATCATTACCATCAGGAACAACACCAGCATAATTCTGGCTTAATGCGGTATCGCTCAGCGCCAAGCTCATTTCTTGACAGTCTTGTTAATGGCACCAGTGGTCATGGGGGTGACGGTGGTGGCATTGAAGGTGAAAATTACCGCTATTTTCGATCTTCGAGCCCTGAGATGGATACCATGTTGGCAAGATATATGTCAACATTAAGTGGTTCAGAGGATTCCAATTCTCGGAATTTGCAAGAATTTGAAGAAAAACCAGCAATGAAGCGAGAAATGGAAGATTCACAAATGGTTTATCAAAGCTTACCAGTGAATGATTTGACTAATAATGGAAATTCTCTGAATGTTAGCAATTCTCTGGATAACACTTATGGTGTCATGAACTCAATGGCTTTGAAGAATTCTATGCAGGCATCAAAGATGAGTACAGTGAATGGATCCAATCTTGTTAGGCAAAACAGCTCTCCAGCTGTATTTTTCTCCAACCTAGGCGTTGACAACG ATACAGGCAGTTTTCGAGCTTGCGATGACTTGAATGGAGACGCTAGCCTGTCAACTACTAGGTTAAACAATCATCTAAGCTTCCCATCAGGGCAGAGGTTTTTGCCTCGGATTGCTGAAATTGGAGATGAAAACCCTGGTGCAAGTAGTACTGAAGGCAATACTGGCAAGAGACAGTACATGAATTTTGCAAATGACTCATGGGATGATTCTTCATCAAACGACTTTAAACGGTTAAGAAGTAATGATGGGAATGTGTTTTCTGGCTTTAACATGTTGGACAATCAG AATGGGAATTCTGGAAACCGCATGATTGGTTTGACTCACCACCTGAGCTTGCCTAAGACAGCTTCAGAGATGGCTACTATAGAGAAGTTTCTGCAATTTCAAGGTTCTTCCGTTCCCTGTAAGATTCGAGCGAAAAGGGGCTGCGCTACTCACCCTCGAAGCATTGCAGAGAGG GTAAGAAGAACACGGATCAGTGAAAGAATGAGAAAACTGCAAGATCTTTTCCCAAACATGGACAAG CAAACGAACACAGCAGATATGTTAGATTTGGCAGTTGAGTACATTAAAGACCTTCAAAAACAGGTTAAG ACCCTCACAGATACTAGAGCAAAGTGCACATGTTCAAGTAAACAGAAACAGTATTCGAATGTGTCTGCTTGA
- the LOC110649416 gene encoding transcription factor bHLH130 isoform X1, which produces MYGILGGFQGPSRQEDMSLLYSPSFNYQDGELRRTQEYMDLNHHHYHQEQHQHNSGLMRYRSAPSSFLDSLVNGTSGHGGDGGGIEGENYRYFRSSSPEMDTMLARYMSTLSGSEDSNSRNLQEFEEKPAMKREMEDSQMVYQSLPVNDLTNNGNSLNVSNSLDNTYGVMNSMALKNSMQASKMSTVNGSNLVRQNSSPAVFFSNLGVDNGFTVTKDTGSFRACDDLNGDASLSTTRLNNHLSFPSGQRFLPRIAEIGDENPGASSTEGNTGKRQYMNFANDSWDDSSSNDFKRLRSNDGNVFSGFNMLDNQNGNSGNRMIGLTHHLSLPKTASEMATIEKFLQFQGSSVPCKIRAKRGCATHPRSIAERVRRTRISERMRKLQDLFPNMDKQTNTADMLDLAVEYIKDLQKQVKTLTDTRAKCTCSSKQKQYSNVSA; this is translated from the exons ATGTATGGTATTCTTGGTGGTTTTCAGGGCCCCTCAAGACAAGAAGACATGAGTCTTTTGTATAGTCCTAGTTTCAATTACCAAGATGGAGAATTGAGAAGGACTCAAGAATATATGGATTTGAATCACCATCATTACCATCAGGAACAACACCAGCATAATTCTGGCTTAATGCGGTATCGCTCAGCGCCAAGCTCATTTCTTGACAGTCTTGTTAATGGCACCAGTGGTCATGGGGGTGACGGTGGTGGCATTGAAGGTGAAAATTACCGCTATTTTCGATCTTCGAGCCCTGAGATGGATACCATGTTGGCAAGATATATGTCAACATTAAGTGGTTCAGAGGATTCCAATTCTCGGAATTTGCAAGAATTTGAAGAAAAACCAGCAATGAAGCGAGAAATGGAAGATTCACAAATGGTTTATCAAAGCTTACCAGTGAATGATTTGACTAATAATGGAAATTCTCTGAATGTTAGCAATTCTCTGGATAACACTTATGGTGTCATGAACTCAATGGCTTTGAAGAATTCTATGCAGGCATCAAAGATGAGTACAGTGAATGGATCCAATCTTGTTAGGCAAAACAGCTCTCCAGCTGTATTTTTCTCCAACCTAGGCGTTGACAACG GCTTCACTGTTACAAAAGATACAGGCAGTTTTCGAGCTTGCGATGACTTGAATGGAGACGCTAGCCTGTCAACTACTAGGTTAAACAATCATCTAAGCTTCCCATCAGGGCAGAGGTTTTTGCCTCGGATTGCTGAAATTGGAGATGAAAACCCTGGTGCAAGTAGTACTGAAGGCAATACTGGCAAGAGACAGTACATGAATTTTGCAAATGACTCATGGGATGATTCTTCATCAAACGACTTTAAACGGTTAAGAAGTAATGATGGGAATGTGTTTTCTGGCTTTAACATGTTGGACAATCAG AATGGGAATTCTGGAAACCGCATGATTGGTTTGACTCACCACCTGAGCTTGCCTAAGACAGCTTCAGAGATGGCTACTATAGAGAAGTTTCTGCAATTTCAAGGTTCTTCCGTTCCCTGTAAGATTCGAGCGAAAAGGGGCTGCGCTACTCACCCTCGAAGCATTGCAGAGAGG GTAAGAAGAACACGGATCAGTGAAAGAATGAGAAAACTGCAAGATCTTTTCCCAAACATGGACAAG CAAACGAACACAGCAGATATGTTAGATTTGGCAGTTGAGTACATTAAAGACCTTCAAAAACAGGTTAAG ACCCTCACAGATACTAGAGCAAAGTGCACATGTTCAAGTAAACAGAAACAGTATTCGAATGTGTCTGCTTGA